TTTGGGAGGGCTACGTTCAAGGGAATTTGCAAAAATCAGAGTAGCTTTAACCTTACTGCTCTTATAGACACTTAGTGAAGATGCTTTGCAGGGCACATGGTTCAATGCCAACAAGAATCCAGGGGGCTTTCTATGTCTCCTAGTGTCTTGATTGCAAGACCACTGAAGGATCTGCTAGGTCCTGTGGATCATTCTGCAATCAGTGCTCAACTATTTGCTATTTGAGATTTTGCAATCTTGAACTCCCACACTGCCAAACAAACAGAGAATGCAGCCAGACTTGCATGTAAATTAAGACTAGATTTATATGTCTGTCTGTATATGTCTGTAGGATGAAAAGAGTGGAGGAGGAAAGGGTAAAGATTTGCCTAAATCTGTTAAATCTACTGAAACAACACCCAGCAGGCGAACATGGAATAAACAGGCAAGGAAGTTAAATAAATCTTCAGACTTTCTTCCCCCAGTCTTAGGAGAGATATGGGGGGAATAAATATCCACTGTTGTTACAGTGATCTGGTATCCATCCCAAAAATAGGATTTGCCAAGCAAAACCACTTCAACAGTTATGGTGGTGAATCTTGGAAACAGGTGTTGTTTTGGGATTGATTACACAGCTGTAATTTACCAATCTAACTGGGAACTGGCAGGCTCAAGCAAATCCAGGTCCTTTGCTGACTTAAAGGAAAAGGCTTTTGTAACTGCATCTACAGGGAAGCTGAAGTATTAACTCATTATTTTTAGCTACCTCTTTCAATTTGGcttaaatttcttttgatttAAGGAAGATGGCTAAACCTAAACAATATCATGGCAATACCAAAAGTTTCAATGCCCATCTTGACTATGAGCAATGATATTTCTTTTCAGCTCTTCAGCATTTGCCCTCACTTTATACTGCCAGAACATCAGGTTTGCCCAATCAGTTGAGTATGGTAGGAGGAACCTTCTCAGCACTGTAGGCCAGCCACTGAATCCATATAAACAAATGCAAATGGCACCAAACCAATGATATGTTCTTAAAGtatgtgctgctgagctgtcaCTGGCCTCATGTCTTCTAAACAGACTTctgataatttcttttctgtagctGACATAAGCGTGGTGATCTGTGACACGCCTGCAAAGGCAGAGATCTTGCTTAAGAACTGTGAGGACAAAAAGACCCCATGTCTGAAGATTATTGTTCTCATGGATCTCTTTGATAAAGAGCTCAAGGACAGAGGAGCTAAAGTGGGAATTGAAattctgtcactgcaggaggtTGAGGTAGGTGGATAAAGGCTTCTGTAATACTTTGCCAGCTTAAACATCTTGATCTTCTGTGGCAGCAATGACACTTTAATGTAAGCATTACCCAGTTGTCATGCCTGTACCTGACATCTTAATGAGCAGTCATTTTGAAACTTGATATCTTTAGTTAAACAGAGTTGCAGAGTTGAAACAGTTGACTAAAGTTGTGCCCATGTGCTGTGAACAGCCAAGACTTGCTTAGCTTAATTTGTGATCCTGTTGTAACAGGATTTATTTGGCTTCTAAGCTGGCAGTTGAATCTAATTGGAACTGTAAGTGCAAATTACTGGCTGCTTAGACATCCCAATACTAGGCTTAAGCTTGCATTCATGTAAAGAGATGTGGCCTACGTCAAATAAAAGGAAACCTCTCCACTCAGGACTTCCACATTCCTAAAGTAGTTCTGATCACTTTCCACACATTCAAATGTGTCCTTTCCACACTTGCAGCAGACAGTTTTTCGGAGTTCTGTGTATTGGATTCAGGAAGAGGTTTCTGTTTGAGTAAGATCGAGTATCAAGAGGCAAAGTAGTAAAACAAGTGTTGCATTTGAAATGCAATTACCTATTCACCTATTGTGCACATCTCTTaagctgtggttttttttctaaaacaggagctgggaaaaaacAACATCAGAGAACCAGTTGTAAGTATCTTTATGAAACAGCTAAAGACTTGTGAAACTAGTCTCTGGAAAGAACTCTGGCTATGCTGCTAGTAGAGGAGGCTGGCAGATTTTTTTGTGACCCAGAATTCCTGATTCATGACAGTTAAGAATTGTATGTAGTTACAGATAACCATCATAATCCTCATGCTGACTTTATGTGGCTTTTTCTCTCTAGCCTCCTAGGCCCGAAGATCTTTCTGTTGTGTGTTTTACAAGTGGAACCACAGGTAAGAATTTATAGTGAGGCTTCCCCACTGAAAGAGCCTCCCCATGCAGCTTCCCTGCACAAAAGTAAAGAAATCCTATGAACATGGAAGTAAACCAGTAAATTAGAGCAATGTCAAACTGCTCTTGCAGTTTTACTTGGGATATTGTTATTACAAGTGAAGTGCACTGTGATAAAGCTTCTTAAAACTGGGGGCAAGAAAAGCCAAATTCATGCTATCTTACCCTATGAAAAATGCAGCCTTAATGTTCAAGAGATTGGTTGTTCAACTGTGTATTTTGGTCCTCAGGGGCTAAAGCAAAAATCTTGTTTCAGCATTCTCTATGCTACTCCCAATTGCTCTGCTGTTTCACTATCCATCTTCTTTATGTAACATCCATAGCTGAAAGCACTCAAGATGAGGCATATTTGTGATCTCTCGTAAGAATAATTGCTGGGACTGAGCCTAGTACTGAGATAGTTCAAACTGAGCCGAACTAGACATGGGAACTGCCAGCAGAAGCAGTCAGAGCCACAGCTCACCTCGCTTGATCTCTCCAAAGGTAACCCTAAAGGAGCCATGCTGACACATCAGAATGTTGTTTCaaatgctgctgccttccttaGATGCACAGAGGTAAGCTGCTTTCCAGGATATGTCCCTCAGTCATGAAACCAGCTTTATTGTGGGCATTTTCTGTAAACCATTCACTCCCAGAAACTGATGCTTTCCTAAGTGCCCCTTTTTCAATGAGACAATACTACTGCAAGAAACTTGGTCTGAATTGAACAAGAACTTGTACATAGAAGTTATTCTAGAATGAGTCAGTCCTAAATACCAAGAGTACTAAACCATCTATTTCAAGATTTGCCTAAACATTAAACTAATTTTGATTTAGTGTGGCTGAGTGACAGCTGCAAATCTTAAAGAGGTGATGGATGAGCCTGAGTTGCTTCAGTCATTGAAAGTGTCTGTCTCAAAGTACTCATACTGATCCcaattttatttactttctaCGTAAAAGTAACTCAGGTAGGCATAGAAAATGCTAACCTACTTCTACTTCCTTTCCCTCTAGAACACAATTGAGTGTACAAGTTCAGATGTTGCCATTTCCTATCTTCCTCTGGCTCACATGTTTGAGAGAGTTGTGCAGGTATGTACAGATATATGTATCTGAGCTTTTATGAACCAAATTATGGCAAAAGACATTAGCAATGTGTATGTCCTCAAAACCTATTCACACAATAACTTTCCCTATTTTGTAATAAATGGGCACTGGAAATCATGCTGCTTTTCATAGACTAATAATTATAGCTAGTGAGGCTAGGAATTCTGCTTGACTAAGGTTAGTCTGGTCAATTTTTAGACTGTGGTATACAGCTGTGGAGCAAAAGTAGGCTTCTTCCAAGGAGATATCAAGCTGCTAACAGATGACATGAAAACCTTGAAGCCAACGCTATTTCCAGTTGTACCAAGACTGCTCAACAGAGTCTATGACAAGGTATGTGAGCAATTTTAGCTGTGTTCTTTGTGTTCATATATCCAAACAAGCATACAAATACAAAATAGTATTGAATAAGTCATAACATCACCACTAGCTAATTACCCCCTAGCAAAAAGAATGTGTTAGAATCCTTTCTGAGGAGATGGAAAGCGTTCTGGGAGTATAAGAACAGCATATCCAGTCATGACCGGGCTATGTTTGTTGCTGTTAAGAGACAAAAACTTTGTTTACTTTTGTAATGCAAATGAATCAAGTGCACAGCTAACAGGATCCCTGTTCCTCAAAGCTATGGCTGTAGTGTTTCAGCAGTAACATGAATTAGTATTGCCTTTTGAGTCACCTCCTAGATACTGCAGTGGTGAAGACAGGCCCTAGAACACTGAAGTAAGATTTGGTGCCTCTTAATAAGGCAAGACTGAGATGTACAGATGTGAGTTAAACCCAAGAGTCACTACTACTTTTCCTTGCAGATCCAGAGTGGTGCAAACACcccagtaaagaatttcctgttaaaatttgctgtgtttatgaagacagctgaaataaaacaggGCATCATTCGAAATGACAGCATTTGGGACAAGCTAATCTTCAAAAAAATTCAGGTAAGTTATTCCAAGTGTAAGGGAGCTAGCAAGGTAATATTGGAGGAGCTGATGACTTCTTTTTACTTGTAGGAAACCATGGGTGGAAGAGTGCGTATCATGGTGACAGGTGCAGCCCCTATATCTCCCTCTGTCCTGACATTTCTTAGAGCAGCATTAGGCTGTCAGGTAAGCtgagttttctttaaaagtaaGCCTTGTTTGACTATGCACAAATGAGTGACCAGTGATATAGCTGGGGTCCAGCTCAATGCTGTCAAGTCTCAGGCATTTACAGACTGCTTCATCTGAGTTAActgtaacaggaaaaaaaattctgcaggGCCCACTTTAAACTACACTACCAAAAAAACTAAGCTGTAGGCTTTGAGAAGAAGAATGGAGCAGCAGAAATAGGAACATGCAGCACTCATAGTCAGGCAGCTGCCTCTGAGTTTTGTGGCTTATTCTGACAGTTAATGAGCTCCCAATGTAGCACATTTGAGAACAGAAAATGTAGTGACCAAAGCAAAGTTTGAATAGGTGAACCTTAACATCTGGTTACACCAATAAGATCAAGATATCTTAAAGGCAAAGGTTGTTTTGGCTTCCTTCCTAAGAAAACTTGAGCATGGGCACAGTCGAAACTGAGGCCTTTCACACCAAGGACTTGATGTTCAAGGAATACTCATCCTTTCTCACACAGATCTTTGAAGCTTATGGCCAGACTGAATGCTCAGCTGGATCCACTTTCTCAATGCCTGGAGACTGGACAACAGGTATGGGAGCTGAGACTTGTGAAGTCTCCCAGAGCTGTCCACATAAAGGGGCACTCAAGCCTAAGTGCTGTAATGCTTTtagtttaatgaaaattaaatcatAGGTACTCAAAGTGATTCTTGGTAGCAGCAGTCACCTGTCTGTTTAATAGGTACTAAAATTCTTGACTCAACCAGATGAGGAACCCCGGTGTAAAGTGTCATAGGTCAGTCTAGACTTTGTCCCAGAATATAGGAAAGGAATAGAGAGAGCTGAGCAAACTGGATAGAGACGTCCCAAATGGCCTTAAGAAACCAGCTTTGTCTCCTAAATGATATGTTTTACTCAAAAATATTAGACATGATACTTGACTACTTTCCTGAAGGACCTTGAagatttagctttttttttagcaataCTGGATATTCTAAATTCAGACTCAAGTCACCATCTTTGTGAACACAGTAACTGCAGAGCATAATGAGgatgaaatgcaaatgaatACCAGGATCTATGAGAGGGGGTCCTGAGGAGGCACGAGCGGTTCAGTGCTTCGTGGCTGGTGAGGTAGATGACACCAGTAGTGCTCTAAGCATCTAGACTTAGCTGCTATTTGTCCTACATTAACTGTCTGAAAATGGCATTGCAACAACTTGCTTGAACATTTGATGCCATACTCCTTTAAATAATACTGGTTCATGTTAAAGCAGTGAACAAACCCAGTAAGTATCTACTATCACTGCagccttttttgttgttttgtttttggtttttttttctcttaggcCATGTTGGAGCTCCTCTGGCTTGTAATATCATAAAACTAGATGATGTGGAAGAAATGAGCTACTTCTCCTCTAACAATGAAGGCGAGGTAGGCACCATCTCCTGTGCATGTCAAGAAATACTGAAACATAAGACTTGGTGACTAACACTGTTCTCTACTCGCTATAGGTCTGCATTAAAGGACCAAATGTGTTCAAGGGTTATCTGAAAGATCCTGAGAAGACAGCAGAAGCAATTGATAAAGATGGCTGGCTCCACACTGGAGACATAGGGAAGTGGTTGCCAGTGAGTAGTTGCTTAACACAAACCATCTCTTGGCATGTTAATTCCTGTTACTTCACAGTATTCTCTAAAGATGGAATTCTAGGACAAAAGTCCTACACAGTAGATTCACTAGGTAACTCCAGTCAAAGCTCCAGAGACCAATTAGGTTACAGGGTATCAAATAACACCTCCTAGGCCCATAGTTACGACTATTCTTCACTGTAGAAGTGATATAACAAGGTGTCTTGGTTTCTGTCAGAGGAGAATAAAGGAGATGTCTAATCATGCCCTGAGCTAACTGGAGAAATTACACAAACCCTTCTCTCTGTAGAAAGCAAAGACCAGTATGTGGTTTCTAGACTAGTTCAAGATGTGCCTTTCATACAACTAAACAAAGCCTATTTATCTTCTCTTATATAAGACAGTGACTTGGAACTAATGACCTCCACTTTTAACTTCTAGAATGGAACGCTGAAGATCATTGATAGGAAGAAGAATATATTTAAACTTGCACAAGGAGAATACATTGCTCCAGAGAAGATAGAAAATGTCTATATCAGAAGTGCTCCTGTAGCCCAGGTCTTTGTGCATGGGGAAAGTCTGAGGGTAAGTGATGTTAGGAGTATCCTGCAAGATTTCCTTCCACTACAAGTTCTGGATGATCAGGGCACAAATGTATGCATGTACAAGAGTCTTTGAACAAAATCTGTTCCTAAGAGAGCTGAGTTTATAGGAAGATGTTCTCAGACCTACAGACTTGCCGAGTGAAAACTGGCATTGCTGCAAGCTGGGTAAAGGCTAATTACATACTTGTGTGGGATTTGTATGTCAGGTCACTTCTGTGCAGTTTAGATTCACAGAACAGTCCCCCCTGCaataagcagggacaccttcaactAGATTAGATTGTTCAGAACCCCAttcagcctgaccttgaatgtttctaGGGAAGGGGCATTtgccacctctctgggcaacctctgccaTTGTTTCACTACCCTCACACTTAAAAGAAATTCCttgtatttaatataaatttactATCTTATAGTTTTAAACCATTACCTCTTGTTTTATTGCCACAAGCCCTACTAAAAATTTGTCCTCATACTTCTTGCAAGCTCCCTTTTAGTTTTGAAAGGCCACAAATAAGtcttcctggagccttctcttcttcaggctgaacaaccccacTTCTCTCAGACTTTCTGAACAGCAGAAGTGTTTCTCCATTCCTTTGCCAGAGGTGTTACCTATGCTAGCAGAGGCCAGTCTTCAGTCTGTAAACAGCTAAAAGTAATTGCTGGACCATTCAGCACACATAACAAACGGTGTCAGTACTTCAATTACTGCTGTCACAACTCTCAGTGACTTGGAAATCTTCATAGCTACCTTTGAAACTCTGAAAATGAATGGAACTGTAAATTTGACTTGTCATAGAAATACTGCCCACAATCAAGCTCACAAAGACATTTAGTATTCCTTAGCTTGGTCTCAGCCTGACTATTTCCActtgttttcagtcttttctaATAGGTATAGTGGTTCCTGATGCTGAGATGCTTCCAGAATTTGCAGCAAAACTGGGAGTCAAAGGTTCCTTTGAAGAGCTCTGCAAAAACCCTGTGAGTGGCATTGTGTTTAGTGGGTTAGAGACAGCATTTAATTCTAAGTCCAATCCTACATTGCTCTGAATTTGTTCTATCCACCCCTTTTCAGTAATTTGAACTGGTTTAATGCTGGGTGAGTCATGAAAGTACCCTTACAGCAAAAACTGGAACTGAGTGTGTCTCTTGTTTCAAGGGCTATCACTGCTCCTTTTCCAGTGAGAAGAGAGACATGACTCTGTAGTGGCCTTAATATGAGAAATCTTTAATGTTGAAATATGTATTCTTGCCATCCTCAGTTGTCCCTGACTGGGCAAATGGTTATGGTTTTGAGCTGCAATTACAGAATGACAGCTTTGCCCactctgcttctgctgtgtttcttcTAGGCAGTGAAGAGAGCTATTTTAGATGATATGATCCAACTGGGGAGAGAGGCTGGCCTTAAATCCTTTGAACAAGTGAGTATTTTCAAATCCTGCTTGTCACTAGCACCTGTATTGCTAACACAGTGGCTGGGAAGTCTCCATTCCTGCTACTGCCTGTTCCAGGAGGGGCCCTGAGGCAGCTGCCCCACACACCTGATTGATGCAGTCAGTGAAACATTGGCTGCCTGTCCCTATACCAGGAGACCAGGAGCTGTGAAAAGCAACTGTAGTAATTGCCAAGAGATGGAGTGGAGGCTCACAACAGGCTGTAGGGGCTGTTCTGGAATTCCACTCTCTTGCTGTGTCAGCCAAAAAACCAGTTCAGTTACTGGATCTCCTGGGACTGAATTCCTGCCCAAGGAAGCTGGGAAGAACTGTTATTTGTCTTCTAATGTGTCATGCACtaaatggttttcttttaataggTTAAAGACCTGTACATCCACACAGAGttgttttctgtagaaaatgGACTCTTGACGCCAACACTGAAGGCAAAGCGAGGAGACGTTGTTAAATTCTTCCAGAAGGAGATTGAGGCCCTCTATTCATCTACTCAGGAGTAAATAACCAGTTTAACTCAAACTGCACGGAGTAGTTCAATCAGTGACACTACATGGCCTATGGTGAAGACAGGCTTGAGTGGAGGGGAACAGGAACTTAAATAAATTTAAGTTTGAAAAATGACTTGTGGATGAAGATGGCTGTAGTATAACTGACAACTAGCAGTGTTAACATCCTGTGGGACTGAGCATCAACTGTCTAGGCTAAGCCAGAACTTTCATCTTTCTTGGACTGTGCCTGAAATGCAGTAACATGCAAGAACCTCAGCCTTTAAAAGACAGCTGTTTGCACCTCTCATTGTCAAAAGCAAATctggttttcctgctgaaaCTACAAACTCCACTGTGACCCATTGTGGACTGATCTGCAATCAGACTGAACACAGTATGAATTCATGCTAACATCTGTTTAGCAAATACAGAAGTGAATTTCCTGTTCCTAGTCCTGGACCACATGGTACAAGTTGTTAATAATGAAAATGAGTAATCATTTGCAAAATACATTTGTCTACAGCAAATGTTCATTGTTTAGGAGGCACTGGATTAGTTTTTGcacattttcaaatgaaatggCAGTGTTAAAGCCTATACACTTATGAATTTGAGCCTAATAAGTGTAAACCTTTAGCTGTCAATCCTAAGGTTATAGGATGCAATAAATTGAGACTGCACAATCAAATTAAAGCCTGTGTGAACTACTTGTGGCTCTGCTGCAACCACATTGTCAGCTGCCTGGCTCTGTATGGCTGCAGCTAAAACACAACTGCTGCAGAACGTGAACTTGTTCCCTATGCTGTCACTGGTCAGCCACAGCTCCAGACATGAGGCAATAATGTAGTGTAGTCCAGGTTTGCTCCTGTAGTCTAGTTGCTCCTCTACcaactttctttcctttgtctTCAGCTTAGGCTGAGGTGAAAGAATGAATTTACCACATGAAATAAGATGTGAGATTTTCTTGTGTTaagctgctgcttcagaaaaTGATTTAAGCAAGATGAAAACTGTCTTACGTCTTCCATCAGtctgtgctgtctctgctgagagctcctccctgtccctgcagtagTCAGCTCTAGTTCATAAGGCAGTGCTAACAAGGATGCAACATGGGGAAGGTGTATCTGTAGCTTTCCTAGGCCAATTCGACTGCAGACAAAAATTGTCTTCCTTGTCTTGTTCAGACAGCTAGtggcttttcctctccctctttaATGCTCTTGCTCAGCTATCCCAAAATGAAAGTAAGATTTATCAAAAGATCCCCACTTGCTGTTAGGCAGCTCTAGCTTTGACTAGTAAAAACAACTGACCTAATTCTGTTTCTAGTCTGGGCCCAAAGACCTTGACATCTTAGGGTAACCATTGTGTCACTTACTGTGCTTATCAGAAATGTGAGGCTATAAAGGCATCTTTGAAACTGCATGTAACGATGCTGCTTATCTTTCTTATCCTTTCCTTAAAGTAATGTGACATGAAATCAGA
The nucleotide sequence above comes from Molothrus ater isolate BHLD 08-10-18 breed brown headed cowbird chromosome 8, BPBGC_Mater_1.1, whole genome shotgun sequence. Encoded proteins:
- the ACSL5 gene encoding long-chain-fatty-acid--CoA ligase 5 isoform X1 → MIWILQVLFSPLPTPALISLIAFGAVIFLWVISRPKPLLPPVDLNKQSIGIEGGARRAALLTDNNLLSYYFEDAKTLYEVFQRGVSISGNGDCLGYRKPKQPYQWLTYKQVSDRTKYLGSGLLQKGCQPSSSQYIGIFAQNRPEWIISEYACYTYSMVAVPLYDTLGPEAIVYIVNKADISVVICDTPAKAEILLKNCEDKKTPCLKIIVLMDLFDKELKDRGAKVGIEILSLQEVEELGKNNIREPVPPRPEDLSVVCFTSGTTGNPKGAMLTHQNVVSNAAAFLRCTENTIECTSSDVAISYLPLAHMFERVVQTVVYSCGAKVGFFQGDIKLLTDDMKTLKPTLFPVVPRLLNRVYDKIQSGANTPVKNFLLKFAVFMKTAEIKQGIIRNDSIWDKLIFKKIQETMGGRVRIMVTGAAPISPSVLTFLRAALGCQIFEAYGQTECSAGSTFSMPGDWTTGHVGAPLACNIIKLDDVEEMSYFSSNNEGEVCIKGPNVFKGYLKDPEKTAEAIDKDGWLHTGDIGKWLPNGTLKIIDRKKNIFKLAQGEYIAPEKIENVYIRSAPVAQVFVHGESLRSFLIGIVVPDAEMLPEFAAKLGVKGSFEELCKNPAVKRAILDDMIQLGREAGLKSFEQVKDLYIHTELFSVENGLLTPTLKAKRGDVVKFFQKEIEALYSSTQE
- the ACSL5 gene encoding long-chain-fatty-acid--CoA ligase 5 isoform X3; protein product: MIWILQVLFSPLPTPALISLIAFGAVIFLWVISRPKPLLPPVDLNKQSIGIEGGARRAALLTDNNLLSYYFEDAKTLYEVFQRGVSISGNGDCLGYRKPKQPYQWLTYKQVSDRTKYLGSGLLQKGCQPSSSQYIGIFAQNRPEWIISEYACYTYSMVAVPLYDTLGPEAIVYIVNKADISVVICDTPAKAEILLKNCEDKKTPCLKIIVLMDLFDKELKDRGAKVGIEILSLQEVEELGKNNIREPVPPRPEDLSVVCFTSGTTGNPKGAMLTHQNVVSNAAAFLRCTENTIECTSSDVAISYLPLAHMFERVVQTVVYSCGAKVGFFQGDIKLLTDDMKTLKPTLFPVVPRLLNRVYDKIQSGANTPVKNFLLKFAVFMKTAEIKQGIIRNDSIWDKLIFKKIQETMGGRVRIMVTGAAPISPSVLTFLRAALGCQIFEAYGQTECSAGSTFSMPGDWTTGHVGAPLACNIIKLDDVEEMSYFSSNNEGEVCIKGPNVFKGYLKDPEKTAEAIDKDGWLHTGDIGKWLPNGTLKIIDRKKNIFKLAQGEYIAPEKIENVYIRSAPVAQVFVHGESLRSFLIGIVVPDAEMLPEFAAKLGVKGSFEELCKNPVKDLYIHTELFSVENGLLTPTLKAKRGDVVKFFQKEIEALYSSTQE
- the ACSL5 gene encoding long-chain-fatty-acid--CoA ligase 5 isoform X2, which translates into the protein MIWILQVLFSPLPTPALISLIAFGAVIFLWVISRPKPLLPPVDLNKQSIGIEGGARRAALLTDNNLLSYYFEDAKTLYEVFQRGVSISGNGDCLGYRKPKQPYQWLTYKQVSDRTKYLGSGLLQKGCQPSSSQYIGIFAQNRPEWIISEYACYTYSMVAVPLYDTLGPEAIVYIVNKADISVVICDTPAKAEILLKNCEDKKTPCLKIIVLMDLFDKELKDRGAKVGIEILSLQEVEELGKNNIREPVPPRPEDLSVVCFTSGTTGNPKGAMLTHQNVVSNAAAFLRCTENTIECTSSDVAISYLPLAHMFERVVQTVVYSCGAKVGFFQGDIKLLTDDMKTLKPTLFPVVPRLLNRVYDKIQSGANTPVKNFLLKFAVFMKTAEIKQGIIRNDSIWDKLIFKKIQETMGGRVRIMVTGAAPISPSVLTFLRAALGCQIFEAYGQTECSAGSTFSMPGDWTTGHVGAPLACNIIKLDDVEEMSYFSSNNEGEVCIKGPNVFKGYLKDPEKTAEAIDKDGWLHTGDIGKWLPNGTLKIIDRKKNIFKLAQGEYIAPEKIENVYIRSAPVAQVFVHGESLRSFLIGIVVPDAEMLPEFAAKLGVKGSFEELCKNPVMKRAILDDMIQLGREAGLKSFEQVKDLYIHTELFSVENGLLTPTLKAKRGDVVKFFQKEIEALYSSTQE